Proteins from a genomic interval of Vicinamibacterales bacterium:
- a CDS encoding VWA-like domain-containing protein: MRPAEPARGPDETARGVPSLLRADADGEADAAGLTVKLPFRDLIRRPDRTADGYSRELQAARVRAAYQRSYFAPALFSMIPVATDLIDSMAVDAHWRLYYNDAWVARHTVEENATLLIHEVGHLLRDHEARKKAAGLTDHRRWNTAGDCEINDDLHAEGLPLPGDPPLPAKYGLESGSTAETYYKRLPIPPRSDRREATAESAHDAPDCGSGAHGERRFWELPPEDEGDGGTPGVDRLKAELVRREVARRIDEISTFAGDVPPAWRRWATATLAPKVDYMATIRHVVRRALRESTLGRYDRTYRRPHRRQACYGEFLMPSFHQPRPRPGFLIDTSSSMEDSQLARALAELGGLTRQLGYGAEVVVACCDAAVRDVRKVFRAGQVELYGGGGTDLDVGLRAFIERKHDPIDLLVIVSDCHTTWSSEAPPFPVITIRVGDGPPPPWGNRAGNTVISIEDPRG, encoded by the coding sequence GTGCGACCAGCGGAACCGGCCCGAGGGCCTGATGAAACTGCCCGAGGAGTGCCGTCCCTTCTACGAGCTGATGCAGATGGCGAAGCTGATGCCGCGGGACTGACGGTGAAGCTCCCGTTCCGCGATCTGATTCGCCGCCCGGATCGAACGGCCGACGGCTACTCCCGCGAGCTGCAGGCGGCGCGCGTACGCGCCGCCTATCAACGCAGCTATTTCGCGCCGGCGCTCTTCAGCATGATTCCGGTCGCCACCGACCTGATCGACAGCATGGCCGTCGACGCGCACTGGCGCCTGTACTACAACGATGCGTGGGTGGCGCGGCATACCGTCGAAGAGAACGCGACACTGCTCATCCACGAGGTGGGGCACCTGCTGCGCGACCACGAGGCGCGCAAGAAAGCCGCCGGCCTCACCGATCACCGGCGCTGGAATACCGCGGGCGACTGCGAAATCAACGACGATCTCCACGCCGAGGGCCTGCCGCTGCCCGGCGACCCGCCGTTGCCCGCGAAGTACGGATTGGAGAGCGGCTCCACGGCGGAGACCTACTACAAGCGGCTGCCGATCCCGCCTCGCAGCGATCGACGTGAGGCGACTGCAGAAAGCGCACACGACGCGCCGGACTGCGGATCGGGTGCCCATGGCGAACGGCGATTCTGGGAGTTGCCGCCGGAGGATGAAGGGGATGGCGGAACCCCTGGCGTCGATCGTTTGAAGGCCGAACTCGTACGGCGCGAGGTGGCGCGGCGCATCGACGAAATCTCGACCTTCGCCGGTGATGTTCCACCTGCGTGGCGCCGGTGGGCCACCGCCACGCTCGCACCGAAGGTCGACTACATGGCCACCATCCGTCACGTCGTCCGCAGGGCCTTGCGGGAGAGTACGCTGGGCCGCTACGACCGCACCTACCGGCGCCCGCATCGGCGGCAGGCGTGCTACGGCGAGTTCCTCATGCCCAGCTTCCACCAGCCGCGCCCGCGGCCGGGATTCCTGATCGATACCTCTAGTTCGATGGAAGACTCCCAGCTGGCGCGGGCACTGGCGGAACTGGGGGGCCTGACCCGCCAGCTCGGGTACGGCGCGGAGGTCGTCGTCGCGTGCTGCGACGCCGCGGTCCGCGATGTGCGCAAGGTCTTCCGCGCCGGGCAGGTCGAGTTGTACGGCGGCGGCGGCACGGACCTGGATGTCGGCCTGCGCGCGTTCATCGAAAGGAAGCACGATCCGATCGATCTGCTGGTGATCGTCAGCGACTGCCACACCACCTGGTCGAGCGAGGCGCCTCCGTTTCCCGTGATCACCATCCGCGTCGGCGACGGCCCGCCGCCGCCCTGGGGAAACCGCGCCGGCAACACCGTGATCTCAATCGAGGACCCGCGTGGCTAA
- a CDS encoding ATP-binding protein has translation MEFRHFVQLVAIGLQARIPMHMTGFPGVGKTEFTKSLEAGFERAGIKCKVMVLIGSIREPQDFGGFPVSAPDGVRLLPMAWARDAQRLAEDGYLVVVFLDELTTVPPTTQAAMLRLLTENVCGELRLPDYEPGKGGVVYLCASNAVEWAAGGQEIQAPMANRLWHGEFPMDHETWCDLMVSDFPAPGSMPVLPADYLARYHHGERAMIAAYVRAAGRDAWLAPPSDPARRSGPWPSGRTWYLASRFLAAIEAVSPGNRVLQGEALAGLVGDQALPFLEYREALNLPDPEDILRDPRRFVLPERVDRAYAVCYALAGAVLNNNTPLRWEAAMIALGVGSRKNADIPAAAARTLCDQRNRPEGLMKLPEECRPFYELMQMAKLMPRD, from the coding sequence CACCAAGAGCCTCGAGGCGGGATTCGAGCGCGCCGGGATCAAATGCAAGGTGATGGTCCTGATCGGGTCGATCCGGGAACCCCAGGACTTCGGCGGCTTTCCGGTGTCGGCGCCCGACGGCGTGCGTCTCCTGCCCATGGCGTGGGCGCGCGACGCGCAGCGCCTCGCCGAGGACGGCTACCTGGTGGTGGTCTTTCTGGACGAACTGACCACCGTGCCGCCGACGACGCAGGCGGCGATGCTGCGGCTGCTGACGGAGAACGTCTGCGGCGAGCTGCGGCTGCCGGACTACGAGCCCGGCAAGGGCGGCGTCGTATATCTGTGCGCCAGCAATGCCGTGGAGTGGGCGGCCGGCGGACAGGAAATCCAGGCGCCGATGGCGAACCGCCTCTGGCACGGCGAGTTCCCGATGGATCACGAGACCTGGTGCGACTTGATGGTGAGCGACTTCCCGGCGCCCGGCAGCATGCCCGTGCTTCCGGCCGACTATCTGGCCAGGTACCATCACGGCGAGCGGGCGATGATCGCCGCGTATGTGAGGGCCGCCGGCCGTGACGCGTGGCTGGCGCCGCCGAGCGATCCCGCCCGGCGGAGCGGACCGTGGCCATCGGGCCGGACCTGGTATCTCGCGTCACGGTTCCTCGCAGCGATCGAGGCCGTCTCGCCGGGCAATCGCGTGCTCCAGGGGGAGGCGCTGGCGGGCCTGGTCGGCGATCAGGCGCTGCCCTTTCTGGAATATCGCGAGGCGCTGAACCTGCCGGATCCGGAGGACATCCTGCGGGATCCCCGACGCTTCGTGCTGCCCGAGCGCGTCGATCGCGCGTACGCGGTGTGCTACGCGCTCGCCGGTGCGGTGCTCAACAACAACACGCCGCTGCGCTGGGAAGCGGCGATGATCGCGCTCGGCGTCGGCAGCCGGAAGAACGCCGACATCCCGGCCGCCGCGGCGCGCACGCTGTGCGACCAGCGGAACCGGCCCGAGGGCCTGATGAAACTGCCCGAGGAGTGCCGTCCCTTCTACGAGCTGATGCAGATGGCGAAGCTGATGCCGCGGGACTGA